A genomic stretch from Telopea speciosissima isolate NSW1024214 ecotype Mountain lineage chromosome 7, Tspe_v1, whole genome shotgun sequence includes:
- the LOC122668301 gene encoding syntaxin-121-like — protein sequence MNDLLGSSFSGFRGRTDGTSTFVDVEMSSAANTGGGGGGVNLDKFFEDVEGIKDELKEMERLHQRLQQSHEESKTLHNAKSVKDLRSRMDSDVSTALKKAKIIKVRLEALDRANAANRSLPGCGPGSSSDRTRTSVVSGLRKKLTDSMEGFNKLREQISGEYRETVERRYYTVTGEKPDEKTVDGLISTGESETFLQKAIQEQGRGQILDTISEIQERHDAVKDMGRSLEELHQVFLDMAVLVQHQGEQLDDIESHVARANSFVRGGTERLFTAKKTQRSTRKWTCIAIILLLIIILVTVLPIVLRNTGSSNSPSPATPATAAPPPPTTP from the coding sequence ATGAACGATCTACTAGGGAGTTCTTTCTCTGGATTCAGAGGCCGTACAGACGGCACCAGCACCTTCGTGGATGTAGAGATGTCCTCAGCCGCAAACacgggaggaggaggaggaggagtgaATCTAGACAAGTTCTTCGAAGACGTAGAAGGTATCAAAGATGAGCTCAAAGAAATGGAAAGACTCCACCAACGTCTCCAACAATCTCACGAGGAGAGCAAAACCCTTCACAACGCCAAGTCCGTGAAAGATCTCCGATCCCGCATGGACTCCGACGTCTCCACAGCCCTAAAAAAGGCCAAAATCATTAAGGTCAGACTCGAAGCCCTAGACCGAGCCAACGCAGCCAATCGAAGCCTACCAGGCTGTGGGCCTGGAAGCTCCTCCGATCGCACACGAACATCCGTGGTGAGCGGCCTTAGGAAGAAACTCACTGACTCCATGGAAGGGTTCAACAAACTGAGGGAGCAGATCTCTGGAGAGTACAGGGAGACGGTGGAGAGGAGATACTACACGGTGACCGGAGAGAAGCCGGATGAAAAGACGGTGGACGGGCTGATATCGACGGGTGAGAGCGAGACGTTCTTGCAGAAAGCGATACAGGAACAGGGGAGGGGACAGATACTGGACACCATATCGGAGATTCAGGAAAGGCACGATGCGGTGAAGGACATGGGGAGGAGTCTGGAGGAACTGCACCAAGTGTTCTTGGACATGGCAGTGTTAGTACAGCATCAAGGAGAGCAATTGGATGATATAGAGAGCCATGTGGCGAGGGCCAACTCATTTGTTAGGGGAGGGACAGAGCGATTGTTCACAGCCAAGAAGACGCAGAGGAGCACCAGGAAATGGACTTGCATTGCCATTATCCTATTACTCATCATCATCCTCGTCACCGTTCTTCCCATCGTCCTCAGAAACACCGGCAGCAGCAATTCGCCGTCCCCGGCGACTCCGGCGACTGCGGCACCTCCACCTCCGACAACTCCATga